A stretch of the Laspinema palackyanum D2c genome encodes the following:
- the nth gene encoding endonuclease III — translation MNITRKWAATKQRAIEILIRLKRLYPEADCTLNYETPVQLLVATILSAQCTDERVNQVTPELFRRFPDAQAIAHADIEELEQLIRSTGFYRNKAKNIQGACRAIVEKHNHQVPKRMELLVELPGVARKTANVVLANAYGINQGVTVDTHVKRLSNRLGLTENTDPVKIERDLIRLLPQEDWENWSIRLIYHGRAVCTAKKPACDRCELADLCPAADVSLLPNVLG, via the coding sequence ATGAATATTACTCGGAAGTGGGCGGCGACGAAGCAGCGGGCGATCGAGATTTTAATTCGCCTGAAGCGATTGTATCCGGAGGCGGACTGTACGCTAAATTATGAGACGCCGGTGCAGTTATTGGTGGCGACGATTTTATCGGCACAATGTACAGATGAGCGGGTAAATCAGGTGACTCCGGAGTTGTTTCGACGGTTTCCGGATGCACAGGCGATCGCCCATGCGGATATTGAGGAGTTGGAACAGTTAATTCGTTCTACAGGGTTTTATCGGAATAAGGCGAAAAATATTCAAGGCGCTTGTCGGGCGATCGTAGAAAAGCACAATCATCAAGTGCCAAAACGGATGGAATTGCTGGTGGAGTTGCCTGGAGTTGCCCGAAAAACGGCCAATGTTGTCCTGGCAAATGCCTATGGAATTAATCAAGGCGTAACGGTGGATACCCATGTGAAGCGGTTATCCAATCGGTTAGGATTGACGGAAAATACGGACCCGGTGAAGATAGAACGGGATTTAATTCGCCTACTTCCCCAAGAAGATTGGGAAAATTGGTCGATTCGGTTGATTTATCATGGACGAGCGGTTTGTACTGCAAAAAAACCCGCTTGCGATCGGTGTGAGTTAGCCGATTTATGTCCAGCAGCCGATGTTAGTCTGCTTCCTAATGTATTGGGATAG
- the rseP gene encoding RIP metalloprotease RseP: MSVLAAIAVLAMLIFVHELGHFMAARLQGIHVNRFSIGFGPILWKYQGPETEYAIRGIPLGGYVGFPDDDPESEIPPDDPNLLRNRPILDRAIVISAGVIANLIFAYLLLVGQVATVGVQDFDYQPGVKIAQVMSEETAAHRAGIQAEDIILQAGGEELDASAQAVRSLMEIIQTHPEQVLELQVQRQDETFRVPISPERDESGKGIIGVQLAPHGTLIRHRAESIPAAFGEGAVEFQRITVLTVQGFGQLIRNFRETADQVSGPVAIVAIGANIAKSDAGNLFRFAALISVNLAIINILPLPALDGGQLAFLLIEGLRGKPLPTHIQDGVMQTGLMLLLGLGIFLIVRDTANLGWVQQLFQ; encoded by the coding sequence ATGTCAGTATTGGCAGCGATCGCGGTTCTGGCGATGCTTATTTTCGTCCACGAACTGGGACACTTCATGGCGGCCCGATTACAGGGCATTCACGTTAATCGTTTCTCAATCGGATTTGGGCCAATTTTATGGAAATACCAAGGCCCAGAAACCGAATATGCCATACGCGGGATTCCCTTGGGAGGCTATGTCGGTTTTCCTGATGATGATCCCGAGAGCGAAATTCCGCCTGATGACCCGAATTTGCTCCGCAATCGCCCGATCCTGGACCGGGCGATCGTGATTAGTGCCGGAGTCATCGCTAACCTGATCTTTGCCTATCTGCTATTAGTCGGACAGGTGGCAACGGTGGGGGTGCAAGACTTTGACTATCAACCGGGGGTAAAAATCGCCCAAGTGATGTCGGAGGAGACTGCCGCGCATCGGGCGGGGATTCAGGCCGAAGATATTATATTGCAAGCCGGTGGAGAGGAATTAGACGCTTCTGCACAAGCGGTTCGCTCCCTGATGGAGATTATCCAAACCCATCCTGAGCAAGTTCTGGAACTCCAGGTGCAGCGGCAGGATGAAACCTTTAGAGTGCCGATTTCCCCGGAACGCGATGAAAGCGGGAAAGGGATTATTGGCGTGCAATTGGCTCCTCACGGCACCCTGATTCGTCACCGCGCCGAGAGTATCCCCGCAGCGTTTGGGGAAGGTGCCGTGGAGTTTCAACGGATTACGGTTTTAACGGTGCAAGGATTTGGACAGTTAATTCGCAATTTCCGAGAAACGGCGGATCAAGTGTCGGGTCCGGTGGCAATCGTGGCGATCGGGGCGAATATTGCCAAGTCTGATGCGGGAAATCTGTTCAGATTTGCGGCTTTAATTAGCGTTAACCTAGCGATTATTAACATTTTGCCGCTTCCGGCCCTCGATGGCGGTCAGTTGGCATTTTTGTTAATTGAAGGATTGCGCGGTAAACCGTTGCCGACTCATATTCAAGATGGGGTGATGCAAACCGGGTTAATGTTGCTGTTGGGGTTGGGTATTTTCCTGATTGTTCGGGATACGGCCAATTTAGGTTGGGTCCAACAGTTATTTCAATAA